One Spea bombifrons isolate aSpeBom1 chromosome 1, aSpeBom1.2.pri, whole genome shotgun sequence DNA window includes the following coding sequences:
- the FST gene encoding follistatin isoform X3 produces MLNQRIHSGVIILLTICLCHFMEDHAAHAGNCWLQQSKNGRCQVLYRTDLSKEECCKTGRLGTSWTEEDVPNSTLFKWMIFNGGAPHCIPCKETCENVDCGVGKKCKMNKKNKPRCVCAPDCSNITWKGPVCGTDGKTYKDECALLKAKCKGVPELDVQYQGKCKKTCRDVLCPGSSTCVVDQTNNAYCVTCNRICPEPVSSEQYLCGNDGITYASACHLRKATCLLGRSIGLAYEGKCIKAKSCEDIQCSPGKKCLWDNRVGRGRCAICDELCADSKSDESVCASDNTTYPSECAMKQAACSLGVLLEVKHSGSCN; encoded by the exons ATGTTAAATCAAAGAATCCACTCGGGCGTTATTATTCTTCTCACTATCTGTCTGTGCCACTTTATGGAAGATCACGCAGCCCACG CTGGGAATTGTTGGCTTCAGCAGTCGAAGAACGGCCGCTGCCAGGTCCTGTACAGGACCGATCTGAGCAAAGAGGAATGCTGCAAGACCGGCAGACTGGGCACCTCGTGGACAGAGGAAGACGTCCCCAACAGCACCCTCTTCAAGTGGATGATATTTAACGGAGGGGCCCCGCACTGCATACCCTGCAAAG AAACCTGCGAGAACGTGGACTGTGGGGttgggaaaaaatgtaaaatgaacaaaaagaaTAAGCCGCGGTGCGTGTGCGCCCCGGACTGCTCCAACATCACGTGGAAGGGCCCGGTGTGCGGGACCGACGGGAAGACCTACAAGGACGAGTGCGCCCTGCTCAAAGCCAAATGCAAGGGGGTCCCCGAGCTGGACGTGCAGTACCAGGGCAAATGCAAGA AGACCTGCAGGGATGTGCTGTGTCCTGGCAGCTCCACGTGTGTGGTGGATCAGACCAATAATGCCTACTGTGTAACATGTAATCGGATTTGCCCGGAGCCTGTCTCCTCCGAGCAGTATCTGTGTGGGAATGATGGAATCACATACGCCAGCGCCTGTCACCTGCGCAAAGCTACCTGCCTGCTGGGGAGATCCATTGGATTAGCCTACGAGGGCAAATGCATAA aggcaAAATCCTGCGAGGACATCCAGTGCAGCCCCGGGAAaaagtgtttatgggacaaCAGAGTGGGAAGAGGCCGGTGCGCGATTTGCGATGAACTGTGCGCAGATAGTAAATCTGACGAGTCAGTGTGCGCCAGCGATAACACCACCTACCCAAGCGAGTGTGCCATGAAGCAGGCAGCCTGCTCCTTGGGGGTGCTTTTGGAGGTGAAACACAGCGGATCTTGCAACT GA
- the FST gene encoding follistatin isoform X2: protein MLNQRIHSGVIILLTICLCHFMEDHAAHAGNCWLQQSKNGRCQVLYRTDLSKEECCKTGRLGTSWTEEDVPNSTLFKWMIFNGGAPHCIPCKETCENVDCGVGKKCKMNKKNKPRCVCAPDCSNITWKGPVCGTDGKTYKDECALLKAKCKGVPELDVQYQGKCKKTCRDVLCPGSSTCVVDQTNNAYCVTCNRICPEPVSSEQYLCGNDGITYASACHLRKATCLLGRSIGLAYEGKCIKAKSCEDIQCSPGKKCLWDNRVGRGRCAICDELCADSKSDESVCASDNTTYPSECAMKQAACSLGVLLEVKHSGSCNCNH from the exons ATGTTAAATCAAAGAATCCACTCGGGCGTTATTATTCTTCTCACTATCTGTCTGTGCCACTTTATGGAAGATCACGCAGCCCACG CTGGGAATTGTTGGCTTCAGCAGTCGAAGAACGGCCGCTGCCAGGTCCTGTACAGGACCGATCTGAGCAAAGAGGAATGCTGCAAGACCGGCAGACTGGGCACCTCGTGGACAGAGGAAGACGTCCCCAACAGCACCCTCTTCAAGTGGATGATATTTAACGGAGGGGCCCCGCACTGCATACCCTGCAAAG AAACCTGCGAGAACGTGGACTGTGGGGttgggaaaaaatgtaaaatgaacaaaaagaaTAAGCCGCGGTGCGTGTGCGCCCCGGACTGCTCCAACATCACGTGGAAGGGCCCGGTGTGCGGGACCGACGGGAAGACCTACAAGGACGAGTGCGCCCTGCTCAAAGCCAAATGCAAGGGGGTCCCCGAGCTGGACGTGCAGTACCAGGGCAAATGCAAGA AGACCTGCAGGGATGTGCTGTGTCCTGGCAGCTCCACGTGTGTGGTGGATCAGACCAATAATGCCTACTGTGTAACATGTAATCGGATTTGCCCGGAGCCTGTCTCCTCCGAGCAGTATCTGTGTGGGAATGATGGAATCACATACGCCAGCGCCTGTCACCTGCGCAAAGCTACCTGCCTGCTGGGGAGATCCATTGGATTAGCCTACGAGGGCAAATGCATAA aggcaAAATCCTGCGAGGACATCCAGTGCAGCCCCGGGAAaaagtgtttatgggacaaCAGAGTGGGAAGAGGCCGGTGCGCGATTTGCGATGAACTGTGCGCAGATAGTAAATCTGACGAGTCAGTGTGCGCCAGCGATAACACCACCTACCCAAGCGAGTGTGCCATGAAGCAGGCAGCCTGCTCCTTGGGGGTGCTTTTGGAGGTGAAACACAGCGGATCTTGCAACTGTAA CCATTAA
- the FST gene encoding follistatin isoform X1 — MLNQRIHSGVIILLTICLCHFMEDHAAHAGNCWLQQSKNGRCQVLYRTDLSKEECCKTGRLGTSWTEEDVPNSTLFKWMIFNGGAPHCIPCKETCENVDCGVGKKCKMNKKNKPRCVCAPDCSNITWKGPVCGTDGKTYKDECALLKAKCKGVPELDVQYQGKCKKTCRDVLCPGSSTCVVDQTNNAYCVTCNRICPEPVSSEQYLCGNDGITYASACHLRKATCLLGRSIGLAYEGKCIKAKSCEDIQCSPGKKCLWDNRVGRGRCAICDELCADSKSDESVCASDNTTYPSECAMKQAACSLGVLLEVKHSGSCNSINEDTEEEDEEEDPDYSFPLSPVHW, encoded by the exons ATGTTAAATCAAAGAATCCACTCGGGCGTTATTATTCTTCTCACTATCTGTCTGTGCCACTTTATGGAAGATCACGCAGCCCACG CTGGGAATTGTTGGCTTCAGCAGTCGAAGAACGGCCGCTGCCAGGTCCTGTACAGGACCGATCTGAGCAAAGAGGAATGCTGCAAGACCGGCAGACTGGGCACCTCGTGGACAGAGGAAGACGTCCCCAACAGCACCCTCTTCAAGTGGATGATATTTAACGGAGGGGCCCCGCACTGCATACCCTGCAAAG AAACCTGCGAGAACGTGGACTGTGGGGttgggaaaaaatgtaaaatgaacaaaaagaaTAAGCCGCGGTGCGTGTGCGCCCCGGACTGCTCCAACATCACGTGGAAGGGCCCGGTGTGCGGGACCGACGGGAAGACCTACAAGGACGAGTGCGCCCTGCTCAAAGCCAAATGCAAGGGGGTCCCCGAGCTGGACGTGCAGTACCAGGGCAAATGCAAGA AGACCTGCAGGGATGTGCTGTGTCCTGGCAGCTCCACGTGTGTGGTGGATCAGACCAATAATGCCTACTGTGTAACATGTAATCGGATTTGCCCGGAGCCTGTCTCCTCCGAGCAGTATCTGTGTGGGAATGATGGAATCACATACGCCAGCGCCTGTCACCTGCGCAAAGCTACCTGCCTGCTGGGGAGATCCATTGGATTAGCCTACGAGGGCAAATGCATAA aggcaAAATCCTGCGAGGACATCCAGTGCAGCCCCGGGAAaaagtgtttatgggacaaCAGAGTGGGAAGAGGCCGGTGCGCGATTTGCGATGAACTGTGCGCAGATAGTAAATCTGACGAGTCAGTGTGCGCCAGCGATAACACCACCTACCCAAGCGAGTGTGCCATGAAGCAGGCAGCCTGCTCCTTGGGGGTGCTTTTGGAGGTGAAACACAGCGGATCTTGCAACT CCATTAATGAAgatacagaggaggaagatgaagaggaggacCCGGACTACAGCTTCCCTTTATCTCCTGTCCACTGGTAA